In Phocoena phocoena chromosome 11, mPhoPho1.1, whole genome shotgun sequence, one DNA window encodes the following:
- the SMCO2 gene encoding LOW QUALITY PROTEIN: single-pass membrane and coiled-coil domain-containing protein 2 (The sequence of the model RefSeq protein was modified relative to this genomic sequence to represent the inferred CDS: inserted 1 base in 1 codon), with protein MLELEAGHDQDLQSEQAEQERDHVQQEDPQASTSLQFSKENIPEYHQSLFIIEYFRNIGCLINKCALRIFIMFXVLTFTGLSCYILFFDATFIFEKALPPMLGCSRMWELWEIIAPFLNLEVEDSLPS; from the exons ATGTTGGAGCTGGAGGCTGGGCATGACCAGGACCTGCAGAGTGAACAAGCTGAGCAAGAAAGAGATCACGTTCAACAGGAAGATCCCCAGGCATCCACATCTTTGCAGTTTTCAAAGGAGAACATCCCTGAATA CCATCAAAGTCTCTTCATAATAGAGTATTTTAGGAACATTGGCTGTTTAATAAAT aaATGTGCACTGAGGATTTTCATCATGT ATGTCCTCACCTTCACTGGACTTTCATGTTACATACTATTTTTTGATGCTACGTTTATTTTTGAAAAGGCGCTCCCTCCAATGCTTGGGTGCAGCAGAATGTGGGAACTGTGGGAGATTATTGCCCCTTTCTTGAATTTGGAAGTGGAAGACTCGTTACCCTCCTAA